Proteins from a single region of Segatella copri:
- a CDS encoding cellulase family glycosylhydrolase: MNRKKLLISLAMAMLSMEGLAADNLPALRVQGRNLVDANGKTVVLHGVMDTPNRYFNGWRWQQWKADYSDADIKPCLEYFSKLFSAITDKKQGAYCTVFRLHMDPCWTNDPAKKAENEADISAFNMARYRRYLQKLYIPLIKDAIAHGLYVIVRPPGVCPGDIRVDDKYNRYLKGIWKAFAADEYIQQNSGIISIELANEPVRVHLGDGSNSDKALHDYFQPVINEIREQGFKGIIWVPGAGYQSQYQNYAKYPITDSEDNFSYAVHVYSGWYGNMTDKNCNHDTFIRNFKSQVPMVETKPIMVTEIDWSPEDPDQKNKGHYNEWGQWTQPNLGSWATASTSKWGLAWKAVHDHFGNIGMTLTHPQEYYDIDEYLKSGKVIPGFQNAKKHGLFEECCGYACMNWYKEWYLKQNTTGIKQLETQADVVSTLYYNIEGKEVEKPTAGVYIIKQLLSNGKIRSRKVFLK; this comes from the coding sequence ATGAACAGAAAGAAATTGTTAATATCACTCGCTATGGCTATGCTGTCAATGGAGGGACTGGCTGCAGATAATCTGCCGGCACTCCGTGTGCAGGGTAGGAACCTGGTGGATGCCAATGGTAAGACTGTTGTCTTGCATGGCGTAATGGATACGCCAAACCGCTACTTCAACGGTTGGAGATGGCAACAGTGGAAGGCTGATTATTCTGATGCCGACATTAAGCCTTGCTTGGAATATTTCTCTAAGCTGTTCTCGGCTATTACCGACAAGAAGCAGGGTGCTTATTGTACCGTGTTCCGATTGCACATGGATCCATGCTGGACCAACGATCCGGCAAAGAAAGCAGAAAACGAGGCTGATATCTCGGCATTCAACATGGCGCGCTACCGTCGCTATCTCCAGAAACTCTATATTCCTCTCATCAAGGATGCTATAGCACATGGACTTTACGTCATCGTACGTCCACCGGGTGTCTGTCCTGGTGATATCAGAGTAGACGATAAGTACAACCGCTATCTGAAGGGTATCTGGAAAGCATTTGCTGCCGATGAGTATATTCAGCAGAATTCGGGTATTATCTCTATCGAACTAGCCAACGAGCCGGTGAGGGTTCATCTGGGTGATGGCTCTAATTCGGATAAAGCACTGCATGATTACTTCCAGCCGGTGATTAACGAGATTCGCGAGCAGGGCTTCAAGGGAATCATCTGGGTTCCGGGTGCCGGTTATCAGAGCCAATATCAGAATTACGCCAAGTATCCTATCACCGATAGCGAGGACAACTTCTCTTATGCAGTACATGTTTATTCCGGATGGTATGGAAATATGACCGATAAGAATTGCAATCACGATACTTTCATCCGCAACTTTAAAAGTCAGGTGCCGATGGTGGAAACGAAACCTATCATGGTAACGGAGATAGACTGGAGTCCGGAAGATCCTGACCAGAAAAATAAAGGTCACTACAATGAGTGGGGACAGTGGACACAACCTAACCTGGGAAGCTGGGCAACAGCATCTACCTCGAAATGGGGATTGGCATGGAAGGCAGTTCACGACCACTTTGGCAATATCGGTATGACCCTTACCCATCCGCAGGAATATTACGATATTGATGAATATCTTAAATCGGGCAAGGTGATTCCTGGTTTCCAGAATGCCAAGAAACACGGATTGTTCGAAGAGTGTTGCGGCTATGCCTGTATGAACTGGTATAAAGAGTGGTATTTGAAACAAAATACAACAGGAATTAAACAATTAGAAACCCAGGCAGACGTGGTTTCCACCTTATATTATAATATAGAAGGAAAAGAGGTAGAAAAGCCAACTGCTGGTGTTTATATAATAAAACAACTGTTAAGTAATGGAAAAATACGTTCTCGCAAGGTTTTTCTAAAATGA
- a CDS encoding hybrid sensor histidine kinase/response regulator transcription factor yields the protein MKPRIMMISMKSNLRTMRYIGLLLMFIFCLTAQNMMAQRGKLFNSDNQLSSNLATQVFQDSNGFIWIATRNGLNIYDGYNFMVIRKTYDNSDGLNSNYINSITQDEKGRIVLGTNKSLLILNGKRFSNVPMLDSRNKPINTYVTQVSRLHNGDIAVVTSGYGIMTKKIDANACYAMKGEVENLKFIHKILEDKQERLWIILENGKLYRKEKNGKLVSRIMGTEQLNTQDIRQDDKGNIYLATKNDGIYLLKAGSTIFTKIAGIGNLPIDNIYISRDQRLFIGCDGMGIFVYNPVTGFLQNNPLFSREVNLAKCKITSIIEDFTGNIWVSMLQKGVFMQSQAQCDFNYMGYRLGNRNVIGENSITSLCVNQGNQVWVGTDKDGLYLFDIKTGSIKSHLLSNITVLALCKDQKGRTWVGTYTNGIGFIDAGGAFHPFSLGIGNQTGIFDIQEDPQGNVWFATMGKGLFRLSPDGSIKQWKTQDGADNNLKKNSIPNDYLVKLSISKDGKRVFVATSVGLACYDQQKNSWTSTFGGVNCLNKGSFSHCVYSDSKNRVWFGTEDGAICYDPKKGYAHPKIYNTELGLSDNIVASIIEDYKGRIWIGTTCGLNQVDTEKGTINKYFSGNGLQSNEFSDAAACTLWGGKMLVMGGTGGINWFDTDKVKQHPWQAKVTISGLLVGNKPVYPDMESGIYTITDKSAYNSDEFSLSHEDNTFTIKLSTLTYNNVEQISYAYSINGEDWRTIQSGMNELSFSHMPAGTYKFRVKAICNGYETPVKEFSIIVHPAWYASIWARLCYLLVFLGLCLLYIKHRKRKMEDQLILQQHIHAEEMGEAKLKFFMNISHEIRTPLTLILTPLFTLIKEDKDAHRQGIYDMMRKNSERILHLINQMMDLRKIDKGQMVMHMSETDMVAFIGDEYKLFCQQAIAKSIQFTFEHEDETLPVWIDRDNFDKVLMNVLSNAFKFTPAGGRIRITLSHSPHHVRIAIKDSGKGIQEEKLETIFQRFYQSATTSNDRNVGTGIGLDLTRSLVELHYGTITAANNKTLDEADWKEGSQFLITLPLGNEHLKPEEMIDAPEPQTAEDIRELEENMVEGNKENSSDTANDAEEDFISKAKSTIAVVEDDEAIRNFLKTQLQETYNILTFCNGKEALPEIIKQKPSLVISDIMMPEMDGNTLCTKIKNNVNTNHIPVILLTAMSREEDQLTGLQSGADAYVVKPFNMDILRRTIINLLNVRRTLKNKFMGNESQSDRQLAIEKDLSPKDQLMEQVMKVINDNMDNEDLSVDMIAREVGLSRVHLHRRMKELTNQTPHAFIRNTRLQYAEKLLSHSNKTISDIMFTCGFSNPASFSTMFKNFYGSSPRDYMQAHRKI from the coding sequence ATGAAACCAAGAATCATGATGATTTCCATGAAATCAAACCTCAGAACAATGAGATACATCGGTCTTTTACTGATGTTTATCTTCTGTCTCACTGCGCAGAATATGATGGCGCAGCGAGGAAAACTTTTCAATTCAGACAACCAGCTTTCGAGCAACCTTGCCACTCAGGTGTTCCAGGATTCAAATGGTTTCATTTGGATTGCCACCCGTAACGGCTTGAATATCTATGATGGCTATAACTTTATGGTCATCAGAAAAACCTACGACAACAGTGACGGGCTCAACAGCAACTATATCAACAGTATAACACAGGATGAAAAGGGGCGTATTGTGCTGGGAACAAACAAGTCGCTGCTTATACTTAATGGTAAAAGATTCAGCAACGTACCTATGCTCGATTCAAGAAATAAGCCTATAAACACTTACGTTACCCAGGTTAGCCGTTTGCACAATGGCGATATTGCTGTCGTTACCTCCGGTTACGGCATCATGACAAAAAAAATAGATGCAAACGCCTGTTACGCCATGAAAGGAGAAGTGGAGAACCTGAAATTCATACATAAGATTCTGGAAGACAAACAAGAAAGGCTCTGGATTATCCTGGAAAACGGAAAGCTGTATCGGAAAGAAAAGAACGGCAAGCTTGTTTCACGCATCATGGGAACAGAGCAACTTAACACACAAGATATCAGGCAAGACGACAAGGGCAACATTTATCTTGCTACCAAGAATGATGGTATTTACCTTCTCAAGGCAGGTTCAACCATCTTCACCAAGATAGCCGGCATAGGCAATCTTCCTATAGACAACATCTATATCAGCCGCGACCAGCGCTTGTTTATCGGTTGCGATGGTATGGGTATCTTCGTGTATAATCCTGTAACAGGATTCTTGCAAAATAACCCTCTGTTCAGCCGTGAAGTAAATCTTGCCAAGTGCAAGATTACCAGCATTATAGAAGATTTTACGGGAAACATCTGGGTGAGCATGCTCCAGAAGGGCGTATTCATGCAGTCGCAGGCTCAATGCGATTTCAACTATATGGGCTACCGTTTGGGCAACCGCAACGTGATAGGCGAAAACAGCATCACAAGTCTGTGTGTCAACCAGGGCAATCAAGTCTGGGTGGGCACCGACAAGGATGGTCTTTACCTCTTTGACATAAAAACCGGTAGCATCAAGAGCCATTTATTAAGCAACATCACGGTACTGGCACTCTGCAAAGACCAGAAGGGCAGAACATGGGTAGGAACCTATACTAACGGCATCGGATTTATAGATGCGGGGGGGGCTTTCCATCCATTCAGCCTAGGCATTGGCAACCAGACGGGCATCTTCGATATCCAGGAAGACCCGCAGGGCAATGTATGGTTTGCTACCATGGGCAAAGGACTTTTCCGCCTTTCTCCTGATGGAAGCATCAAGCAATGGAAAACACAAGATGGTGCCGACAACAACCTGAAAAAGAATAGTATTCCTAATGATTATCTCGTGAAACTTAGCATCTCAAAAGATGGTAAGCGGGTTTTCGTTGCCACTTCTGTGGGTCTGGCTTGCTATGACCAGCAGAAGAATAGCTGGACTTCCACTTTCGGTGGCGTCAACTGTCTGAACAAGGGCAGTTTCTCACATTGCGTTTATTCTGACAGCAAGAATCGCGTATGGTTTGGCACTGAAGACGGCGCAATCTGCTATGATCCGAAGAAGGGATATGCTCATCCGAAGATTTATAACACAGAACTTGGACTTTCTGACAACATCGTAGCCAGCATCATAGAAGATTACAAGGGCAGAATCTGGATAGGAACTACCTGTGGCTTAAACCAGGTAGATACAGAAAAAGGAACTATCAACAAGTACTTCTCGGGCAATGGCTTGCAGAGCAATGAGTTCAGCGATGCTGCAGCCTGCACGCTCTGGGGAGGAAAGATGCTGGTGATGGGCGGAACCGGCGGTATCAACTGGTTTGATACGGACAAGGTGAAACAGCATCCTTGGCAGGCAAAAGTTACCATATCAGGACTTCTTGTGGGCAACAAACCTGTATACCCGGATATGGAATCGGGCATCTATACTATCACCGACAAAAGCGCCTACAACAGCGACGAGTTCTCCTTATCTCATGAAGACAACACCTTCACCATCAAACTGTCTACTCTTACATATAATAATGTAGAGCAGATCAGTTACGCCTACAGCATCAATGGTGAGGATTGGCGAACCATACAGTCTGGCATGAACGAGCTGTCATTCTCACACATGCCAGCAGGTACCTATAAGTTCCGTGTTAAGGCCATCTGCAACGGATACGAAACCCCTGTCAAGGAGTTCTCCATCATCGTTCACCCAGCCTGGTACGCCAGCATCTGGGCAAGACTCTGCTATCTGCTTGTCTTCCTGGGGCTCTGTCTGCTCTATATCAAGCACCGCAAACGCAAGATGGAAGACCAGCTCATATTGCAGCAGCATATCCATGCGGAAGAGATGGGCGAAGCAAAACTGAAGTTCTTCATGAACATCAGCCACGAAATCCGTACCCCATTGACTCTTATCCTCACTCCGCTGTTCACGCTGATTAAGGAAGATAAAGACGCTCACCGACAGGGCATCTACGATATGATGCGTAAGAACTCGGAACGAATCCTGCACCTGATTAACCAGATGATGGACCTGAGAAAGATTGACAAGGGACAGATGGTGATGCACATGAGCGAAACCGATATGGTTGCCTTTATTGGCGATGAATACAAACTCTTCTGCCAGCAGGCGATAGCCAAGAGCATCCAATTTACCTTTGAGCACGAAGATGAAACTCTCCCGGTATGGATAGACCGCGACAACTTTGACAAGGTATTGATGAATGTCCTGTCAAACGCCTTCAAGTTTACTCCTGCAGGCGGCAGAATCCGTATCACCCTCTCCCACTCGCCTCATCATGTCCGCATCGCCATCAAGGACAGCGGCAAGGGCATTCAGGAGGAAAAGCTCGAAACGATTTTCCAGCGTTTCTATCAGAGTGCCACCACTTCTAATGACCGGAATGTAGGTACGGGAATCGGTCTCGACCTGACCCGCTCGCTCGTGGAACTGCACTACGGAACCATTACAGCCGCCAACAACAAGACACTTGATGAAGCCGACTGGAAGGAAGGAAGCCAGTTCCTCATCACGCTGCCTCTGGGCAACGAGCATCTGAAACCGGAAGAAATGATAGATGCACCGGAGCCACAGACTGCTGAAGACATCAGGGAACTGGAAGAAAACATGGTGGAAGGAAATAAGGAGAATAGTTCCGATACAGCCAATGACGCCGAAGAAGATTTCATAAGCAAGGCAAAGAGCACCATCGCTGTGGTAGAAGACGATGAGGCAATACGTAATTTCCTGAAGACACAACTACAGGAAACCTACAATATCCTTACCTTCTGCAACGGAAAGGAAGCGCTGCCGGAGATTATCAAGCAGAAGCCAAGCCTCGTTATCTCAGACATCATGATGCCAGAGATGGACGGAAATACGCTCTGTACCAAGATTAAGAACAATGTGAACACCAACCACATTCCAGTGATTCTGCTTACAGCGATGAGCAGAGAGGAAGACCAGCTGACAGGTTTGCAGTCGGGTGCCGATGCCTATGTGGTGAAGCCGTTCAATATGGACATTCTGCGCCGCACCATCATCAACCTGCTCAACGTGCGCCGTACTTTGAAAAACAAGTTTATGGGCAACGAGAGCCAGAGCGACAGGCAGCTCGCGATAGAAAAAGACCTGTCGCCAAAAGACCAGCTGATGGAACAGGTGATGAAGGTAATCAATGATAACATGGATAATGAGGACCTGAGTGTGGATATGATTGCCCGCGAAGTAGGACTGAGCCGTGTGCATCTGCACCGCCGAATGAAGGAACTGACCAACCAGACACCACATGCCTTCATCCGCAATACCCGTCTGCAATATGCCGAAAAGTTGCTGAGCCACTCTAACAAGACGATATCAGACATCATGTTTACCTGCGGTTTCTCCAACCCAGCCAGCTTCAGCACCATGTTCAAGAACTTTTATGGCTCTTCGCCTCGCGATTATATGCAGGCACACCGGAAAATCTAG
- a CDS encoding glycoside hydrolase family 43 protein gives MKKIAILSLSLTLAAAAQAQTAEFDYFKYAGNDARFNVEIDKTHQYYNPVLAGFYPDPSLCRVGDTYYLVNSSFTFFPGVPLSTSKDLVNWQPAGHVLDRTSQVPLKGQHVSGGIFAPAISYNKKNKTFYMITTNVGAGNFFVKSKDPSKGWSEPIYLKKIDGIDPSFFFDDNGKGYIVHNGPVVGGADYEGQRAIRCFEFDVKGDSIKGDFKEILRGGTHVEARPIWIEGPHLFKKGKFYYLMCAEGGTGGWHSEVILRAKNPMGPWEECPNNPILTQRIGLDPNRKDPVSSAGHADIVEDGKGNWWAVFLACRPYEEDMYNTGRDTYLLPVTWKNGWPEILAKNTPISTIGEKAGLKPAKKNEFSGNFSYVDNFDADNNKVGLKELNPRWMFLRDFVDCYKVENGKLKFNLLPGNIYKREPMSAIWARQQHGTFTAETEINFTPRNDKDIAGLALLQKEDYNFVLGKTMKKGKLMITLTRAEKNNVLIASAPIKAGKLKLKVEGHDRYYDFYYAEEGGSWQLLAKGVDASNLSTQKSGGFIGACIGLYASSNKE, from the coding sequence ATGAAGAAAATTGCAATCTTATCGCTTTCCCTGACGCTTGCAGCTGCTGCACAGGCGCAGACAGCTGAGTTTGACTATTTCAAGTATGCGGGAAATGACGCTCGCTTCAATGTTGAAATCGACAAGACTCACCAGTATTACAACCCGGTACTGGCTGGTTTCTATCCAGACCCATCACTCTGTCGCGTAGGCGACACCTACTATCTGGTAAACTCTTCGTTTACCTTCTTCCCAGGTGTGCCTCTCTCAACCAGTAAAGACCTGGTCAACTGGCAGCCTGCCGGTCATGTTCTCGACCGCACATCACAGGTTCCATTGAAGGGCCAGCACGTATCAGGCGGTATCTTCGCACCAGCCATCAGCTATAACAAGAAGAACAAGACCTTCTATATGATTACCACCAACGTGGGAGCCGGCAACTTCTTTGTGAAATCAAAAGATCCTTCCAAAGGCTGGAGCGAGCCTATCTATCTGAAGAAGATTGACGGCATCGACCCTAGCTTCTTCTTCGATGACAACGGAAAGGGATATATCGTGCATAACGGTCCAGTAGTTGGCGGTGCCGACTATGAGGGTCAGCGTGCTATCCGCTGCTTCGAATTCGACGTGAAGGGCGACAGCATCAAGGGCGACTTCAAGGAGATTCTGCGTGGCGGAACCCATGTAGAGGCGCGTCCTATCTGGATTGAGGGTCCTCACCTCTTCAAGAAGGGCAAGTTCTATTATCTGATGTGTGCAGAAGGTGGTACAGGTGGATGGCACAGCGAGGTTATCCTGCGTGCCAAGAATCCGATGGGACCATGGGAGGAATGCCCTAACAACCCTATTCTTACCCAGCGTATCGGTCTCGACCCTAACCGCAAGGACCCTGTATCAAGTGCCGGTCATGCCGACATCGTAGAAGATGGCAAGGGTAACTGGTGGGCTGTATTTCTGGCTTGCCGTCCTTATGAAGAGGATATGTACAACACAGGTCGCGATACTTATCTCCTGCCTGTAACCTGGAAGAATGGATGGCCAGAGATTCTTGCCAAGAATACTCCTATCTCTACCATTGGAGAGAAGGCTGGCTTGAAGCCTGCAAAGAAGAATGAGTTCTCAGGCAACTTCTCTTATGTGGATAACTTCGATGCAGATAACAATAAGGTAGGTCTGAAAGAGTTGAATCCACGCTGGATGTTCCTCCGCGACTTCGTTGACTGTTACAAGGTAGAAAACGGCAAATTGAAGTTCAATCTCCTGCCAGGCAATATCTACAAGCGTGAGCCGATGTCTGCCATCTGGGCACGTCAGCAGCACGGCACCTTCACAGCTGAGACAGAAATCAACTTTACTCCTCGCAACGACAAGGATATCGCAGGCTTGGCACTTCTCCAGAAGGAAGATTACAACTTCGTACTGGGCAAGACGATGAAGAAGGGCAAGCTGATGATTACCCTGACCCGTGCCGAGAAGAACAATGTCCTCATTGCTTCTGCTCCTATCAAGGCTGGCAAGCTGAAGCTGAAGGTAGAAGGTCATGACAGATATTATGATTTCTATTATGCTGAAGAAGGCGGCAGCTGGCAGCTGCTTGCCAAGGGTGTGGATGCCTCTAACCTGAGCACCCAGAAGAGCGGTGGCTTCATCGGCGCCTGCATCGGTCTCTATGCTTCTTCCAACAAGGAATAA
- a CDS encoding bifunctional metallophosphatase/5'-nucleotidase codes for MMQPAAVQAKAKKEAKVVKQLVVLHTNDTHSCVMPINPNLADTATANRGGFLRRVVMIKQERKANPDLLLFDSGDFSQGSPYYSLFKGDVEVGLMNEMKYDAATIGNHEFDFGIDNMVRIFKMAKFPIVCSNYDFTGTELANIVKPYTIIKRKGLKIGVFGLCPELAGLVTEANYGCIKYLDPIAKAREMTEILKKKEKCDVIICISHLGWKIDGIDDSEVAPATRDIDLILGGHSHTYFKQLEYLNNLDGKPVPIDQNGKSAIWVGKMILDIVKNK; via the coding sequence ATGATGCAGCCAGCAGCCGTTCAGGCTAAAGCGAAGAAAGAGGCAAAGGTGGTAAAGCAACTTGTAGTGCTCCATACCAACGATACGCATTCATGCGTAATGCCCATCAATCCGAATCTTGCAGATACGGCAACAGCAAATCGTGGCGGTTTCCTCCGTAGGGTGGTGATGATCAAGCAGGAGCGTAAGGCGAATCCCGACTTGCTGCTCTTTGACAGTGGCGATTTCTCACAGGGTTCACCTTATTACTCTCTCTTCAAGGGAGATGTGGAAGTAGGACTGATGAACGAGATGAAATATGATGCTGCTACCATCGGAAACCATGAGTTCGATTTCGGAATAGACAACATGGTGCGCATCTTCAAGATGGCGAAGTTTCCAATCGTCTGCTCCAACTATGATTTCACTGGTACCGAACTGGCAAATATTGTAAAGCCTTATACCATTATCAAGCGCAAAGGACTGAAGATTGGCGTTTTCGGCTTGTGTCCGGAACTTGCCGGCTTGGTAACTGAAGCCAACTATGGCTGCATCAAGTATCTCGATCCTATCGCCAAGGCAAGGGAAATGACAGAGATATTGAAGAAGAAAGAGAAGTGTGATGTCATCATCTGCATCTCCCACCTGGGCTGGAAGATAGATGGCATCGACGATTCCGAGGTAGCCCCAGCTACCCGTGACATCGACCTGATACTGGGCGGTCATAGTCATACCTACTTCAAGCAGTTGGAGTATCTGAATAATCTCGATGGCAAACCGGTGCCAATTGACCAGAACGGCAAGAGCGCCATCTGGGTAGGAAAAATGATATTGGATATTGTGAAGAATAAATAA
- a CDS encoding 5'-nucleotidase, with amino-acid sequence MKKKNSIKIFLASAVMLLMASPAFAQKYKVAKVERTRILVDQKWDAQPDAEAARFIAPYKSKVDSIMGPVVGHIAHDMTCHRPESELSNLLCDILVWGGKQFEEQPVFAVYNMGGIRSNLAKGKITVGDVNDMAPFENKICFLTLKGDKVLELFQQIAHRGGEGLSHAVRMVITKGGKLKSVTLNGEPVDPEKSYRVATLDYLAEGNDQLVAFKSGTDVFSPKQKENNVRYIIMNYFREMQAQGKVVESKIEGRCVVE; translated from the coding sequence ATGAAGAAAAAAAATAGTATCAAGATTTTCCTTGCTTCAGCAGTCATGCTGCTGATGGCAAGTCCGGCTTTCGCCCAGAAATACAAAGTGGCAAAGGTGGAGAGAACCCGGATATTGGTTGATCAGAAATGGGATGCACAGCCTGATGCTGAGGCTGCCAGGTTTATCGCTCCTTATAAGAGCAAGGTAGACAGTATCATGGGCCCTGTTGTAGGTCATATTGCTCATGATATGACCTGTCACCGTCCGGAGAGCGAACTCAGTAACTTGCTCTGTGACATCCTGGTATGGGGCGGCAAGCAGTTTGAAGAACAGCCTGTTTTCGCTGTTTACAATATGGGTGGAATCCGTTCTAATCTTGCCAAGGGTAAGATTACTGTAGGCGATGTGAACGATATGGCTCCTTTCGAGAACAAAATCTGTTTCCTGACCCTGAAGGGTGATAAGGTTCTGGAACTCTTCCAGCAGATAGCTCATCGTGGCGGCGAAGGCTTGAGCCATGCTGTAAGAATGGTTATCACCAAGGGTGGAAAGCTGAAGAGCGTTACGCTGAACGGTGAACCTGTTGATCCGGAGAAGAGTTACCGCGTTGCAACCCTCGATTATCTTGCCGAAGGTAATGACCAGCTCGTAGCCTTCAAGAGCGGAACCGATGTCTTTTCGCCTAAGCAGAAAGAGAACAATGTGCGCTACATCATCATGAATTATTTCCGTGAGATGCAGGCACAGGGCAAGGTGGTGGAATCTAAGATTGAAGGCCGCTGCGTGGTAGAATAG
- the rplS gene encoding 50S ribosomal protein L19 gives MDLIKVAEEAFATGKKFPEFKAGDTITVAYKIVEGTKERIQLYRGVVIKISGHGDKKRFTVRKMSGTVGVERIFPIESPAIDSIEVNKRGKVRRAKLYYLRKLTGKKARIAEKKTVAKDAE, from the coding sequence ATGGATTTGATTAAAGTTGCTGAAGAAGCATTTGCAACCGGCAAGAAGTTCCCTGAGTTCAAGGCAGGTGATACTATCACAGTCGCTTACAAAATCGTCGAGGGTACTAAGGAGCGTATCCAGCTCTATCGTGGTGTTGTTATCAAGATCTCCGGTCATGGTGACAAGAAGCGTTTCACAGTTCGCAAGATGTCTGGCACTGTAGGTGTTGAGCGTATCTTCCCTATCGAGTCACCAGCTATCGATTCTATCGAGGTGAACAAGCGTGGTAAGGTTCGTCGCGCTAAGTTGTATTACTTGCGTAAGCTTACTGGTAAGAAGGCTCGTATCGCTGAGAAGAAGACTGTAGCTAAGGATGCAGAATAA
- a CDS encoding phosphoribosylaminoimidazolecarboxamide formyltransferase: MKELALKYGCNPNQKPSRIYMDDGRELPIEVINGRPGYINFLDAFNSWQLVKELKAATGMPAAASFKHVSPAGAAIGLPLSDTLKKIYFVDDVKFELSPLACAYARARGADRMCSYGDFVALSDVCDEATALLIKREVSDGVIAPGYTPEAIEILKEKRKGTYCVIKIDPDYVPAPIEHKQVFGVTFEQGRNEVKLDDPALFEDVPTKNKTFTPEAKRDLIISLITLKYTQSNSVCYVKDGQAIGIGAGQQSRIHCTRLAGSKADEWWLRQCPKVMNLPFKEKIRRADRDNTINVYISDEWEDVLQDGVWEQFFTEKPEPLTREEKKAWIAQNKGVSLGSDAFFPFGDNIERAHKSGVEYIAEAGGSIRDDHVIDTCDKYGIAMAFTHVRLFHH; this comes from the coding sequence ATGAAAGAATTAGCACTTAAGTACGGATGTAATCCAAATCAGAAACCTTCTCGCATCTATATGGATGACGGAAGGGAGCTTCCTATCGAAGTGATCAACGGCCGTCCTGGCTACATCAACTTCCTGGATGCCTTCAATTCCTGGCAATTGGTCAAGGAGCTCAAGGCTGCTACAGGAATGCCTGCTGCCGCTAGTTTCAAACACGTTTCTCCTGCCGGTGCAGCTATCGGCTTGCCTCTGAGCGACACATTGAAGAAGATTTACTTCGTTGATGATGTCAAGTTTGAGCTCTCTCCATTGGCTTGTGCCTATGCTCGTGCGCGTGGTGCTGACCGCATGTGCTCTTATGGCGACTTTGTTGCGCTGAGCGATGTATGCGACGAGGCTACAGCCCTCCTCATCAAGCGTGAGGTGAGCGATGGTGTCATTGCTCCTGGCTATACTCCTGAGGCTATCGAGATTCTGAAGGAAAAGCGCAAGGGTACCTACTGCGTTATCAAGATTGATCCTGACTATGTGCCAGCTCCTATCGAGCACAAGCAGGTGTTCGGTGTTACCTTCGAACAGGGACGCAACGAGGTGAAGCTTGATGATCCTGCTCTCTTCGAGGATGTTCCTACCAAGAACAAGACTTTCACTCCTGAGGCTAAGCGCGATCTGATTATCTCGCTCATCACCCTGAAGTATACTCAGAGTAACTCTGTATGCTACGTAAAGGATGGTCAGGCTATCGGTATCGGTGCCGGCCAGCAGAGCCGTATCCACTGTACCCGTCTGGCTGGTTCTAAGGCTGATGAGTGGTGGTTGCGCCAGTGTCCTAAGGTGATGAACCTGCCTTTCAAGGAGAAGATCCGTCGTGCCGACCGCGACAATACCATCAATGTCTATATCTCTGATGAGTGGGAGGATGTATTGCAGGACGGCGTTTGGGAGCAGTTCTTTACTGAGAAGCCTGAGCCATTGACCCGCGAGGAGAAGAAGGCTTGGATTGCACAGAACAAGGGTGTATCATTAGGTAGTGATGCTTTCTTCCCATTCGGCGACAATATTGAACGTGCTCACAAGAGTGGTGTTGAATACATAGCAGAAGCAGGCGGTAGTATCCGTGACGATCATGTTATTGATACCTGCGACAAGTACGGCATCGCCATGGCGTTTACTCACGTTCGCCTCTTCCATCACTAA